From Rutidosis leptorrhynchoides isolate AG116_Rl617_1_P2 unplaced genomic scaffold, CSIRO_AGI_Rlap_v1 contig176, whole genome shotgun sequence, a single genomic window includes:
- the LOC139881615 gene encoding uncharacterized protein, whose translation MSERKLIGDTSGQKEEANTNHMTGDLQNVRATYRLNEKNYLKWSQFVKTYFKGKGRLSHLLRTGPTLKDPTFNTWDEADSMIMSWLWDSMDPAISDTCMFLKTAKEIWDSIRRTYSKARDATQVDEIKVKTSATKQESKTVTKYANSLQNLWQELDHYRVFEMKCADDAATLKTFIEKD comes from the coding sequence ATGTCTGAGAGAAAATTGATTGGAGATACTTCAGGTCAAAAGGAGGAGGCCAACACCAACCATATGACTGGAGATCTACAAAATGTGAGAGCAACTTATAGGCTGAATGAAAAGAATTATCTCAAATGGTCACAATTCGTCAAGACCTATTTCAAGGGTAAAGGAAGACTCAGCCATCTTCTCAGAACAGGTCCAACACTAAAAGATCCCACGTTTAACACGTGGGATGAGGCAGATTCAATGATCATGTCATGGCTTTGGGATTCAATGGATCCGGCCATAAGTGATACATGTATGTTTCTCAAAACTGCAAAGGAGATTTGGGATTCTATTCGCAGGACTTATTCGAAGGCTCGAGATGCAACACAAGTAGATGAAATCAAGGTAAAGACAAGTGCAACAAAACAAGAGAGCAAAACGGTGACAAAATATGCCAATTCCCTTCAAAATCTATGGCAAGAACTCGATCATTATCGAGTATTTGAGATGAAGTGTGCAGATGATGCTGCAACTCTAAAAACCTTCATTGAAAAGGATTAA